In Citrus sinensis cultivar Valencia sweet orange chromosome 4, DVS_A1.0, whole genome shotgun sequence, one DNA window encodes the following:
- the LOC102631263 gene encoding protein CYSTEINE-RICH TRANSMEMBRANE MODULE 13-like, with amino-acid sequence MSYHPVPHDSPCPPPGQPPSPYPPQPDFPPPQPPVGQPFPPPPPPGYQGYFNEVYPPPPPAPQPSQDDHQNDTGCCSCLKGCLAALCCCCVLEELCF; translated from the exons ATGAGTTACCATCCTGTTCCTCATGATTCTCCTTGTCCCCCTCCAG GGCAGCCACCGTCACCATATCCTCCACAGCCAGACTTTCCACCCCCACAGCCGCCAGTGGGGCAGCCATttcctccaccaccaccacctggCTATCAGGGATACTTCAATGAAGTGTACCCTCCACCACCACCGGCTCCACAGCCTTCGCAGGACGATCACCAAAATGACACTGGATGCTGTTCATGCCTGAAGGGATG TTTGGCTGCACTCTGCTGCTGCTGTGTATTGGAGGAATTGTGCTTCTAG
- the LOC102630561 gene encoding protein TIFY 9 isoform X3 — MSRATVELDFFGLENKENSSNKPQFKKFPRQRSFRDIQGAISKINPEIIKSVIASGSAKSSISLPSTPKEEPITFPDVPLYRHIPKSGSENVSETAPLTIFYNGTVAVFDVHREKAEHILKLAVEGNSKSFESNDANVASDQQQQLLETLNTGDLPIARRKSLQRFLEKRKERLTLVSPYSCHT; from the exons ATGTCTCGAGCTACCGTTGAACTCGATTTCTTCGGCTTGGAGAATAAAGAAAACTCCTCTAACAAGCCTCAGTTCAAGAAATTTCCTCGCCAAAGAAGCTTTCGAG acATTCAAGGCGCCATTTCGAAGATTAATCCTGAGATTATTAAATCTGTGATTGCTTCCGGTTCTGCGAAATCATCAATCTCTTTGCCGTCTACTCCAAAAGAAGAGCCGATTACGTTTCCCGACGTGCCTCTGTACAGGCACATTCCAAA GTCTGGTTCAGAGAACGTTTCGGAAACAGCTCCTCTGACTATATTTTATAACGGAACCGTCGCTGTTTTTGATGTTCATCGAGAGAAG GCTGAGCACATTCTGAAACTTGCTGTTGAAGGAAACTCAAAAAGTTTCGAATCAAATGATGCTAATGTTGCAAGCGATCAGCAACAACAGCTGCTTGAGACTCTTAATACTGGAG ATCTGCCAATTGCGAGGAGAAAGTCACTCCAGAGATTTCTGGAGAAACGCAAAGAGAG ATTGACTTTGGTGTCTCCTTATTCATGCCACACTTAA
- the LOC102630561 gene encoding protein TIFY 9 isoform X1, protein MSRATVELDFFGLENKENSSNKPQFKKFPRQRSFRDIQGAISKINPEIIKSVIASGSAKSSISLPSTPKEEPITFPDVPLYRHIPKSGSENVSETAPLTIFYNGTVAVFDVHREKAEHILKLAVEGNSKSFESNDANVASDQQQQLLETLNTGDLPIARRKSLQRFLEKRKERNDMESDIKQLSGKCYTHEK, encoded by the exons ATGTCTCGAGCTACCGTTGAACTCGATTTCTTCGGCTTGGAGAATAAAGAAAACTCCTCTAACAAGCCTCAGTTCAAGAAATTTCCTCGCCAAAGAAGCTTTCGAG acATTCAAGGCGCCATTTCGAAGATTAATCCTGAGATTATTAAATCTGTGATTGCTTCCGGTTCTGCGAAATCATCAATCTCTTTGCCGTCTACTCCAAAAGAAGAGCCGATTACGTTTCCCGACGTGCCTCTGTACAGGCACATTCCAAA GTCTGGTTCAGAGAACGTTTCGGAAACAGCTCCTCTGACTATATTTTATAACGGAACCGTCGCTGTTTTTGATGTTCATCGAGAGAAG GCTGAGCACATTCTGAAACTTGCTGTTGAAGGAAACTCAAAAAGTTTCGAATCAAATGATGCTAATGTTGCAAGCGATCAGCAACAACAGCTGCTTGAGACTCTTAATACTGGAG ATCTGCCAATTGCGAGGAGAAAGTCACTCCAGAGATTTCTGGAGAAACGCAAAGAGAG GAATGATATGGAGTCTGATATCAAGCAACTAAGCGGTAAATGCTATACTCATGAGAAATAG
- the LOC102630561 gene encoding protein TIFY 9 isoform X2 codes for MSRATVELDFFGLENKENSSNKPQFKKFPRQRSFRDIQGAISKINPEIIKSVIASGSAKSSISLPSTPKEEPITFPDVPLYRHIPKSGSENVSETAPLTIFYNGTVAVFDVHREKAEHILKLAVEGNSKSFESNDANVASDQQQQLLETLNTGDLPIARRKSLQRFLEKRKERNDMESDIKQLSD; via the exons ATGTCTCGAGCTACCGTTGAACTCGATTTCTTCGGCTTGGAGAATAAAGAAAACTCCTCTAACAAGCCTCAGTTCAAGAAATTTCCTCGCCAAAGAAGCTTTCGAG acATTCAAGGCGCCATTTCGAAGATTAATCCTGAGATTATTAAATCTGTGATTGCTTCCGGTTCTGCGAAATCATCAATCTCTTTGCCGTCTACTCCAAAAGAAGAGCCGATTACGTTTCCCGACGTGCCTCTGTACAGGCACATTCCAAA GTCTGGTTCAGAGAACGTTTCGGAAACAGCTCCTCTGACTATATTTTATAACGGAACCGTCGCTGTTTTTGATGTTCATCGAGAGAAG GCTGAGCACATTCTGAAACTTGCTGTTGAAGGAAACTCAAAAAGTTTCGAATCAAATGATGCTAATGTTGCAAGCGATCAGCAACAACAGCTGCTTGAGACTCTTAATACTGGAG ATCTGCCAATTGCGAGGAGAAAGTCACTCCAGAGATTTCTGGAGAAACGCAAAGAGAG GAATGATATGGAGTCTGATATCAAGCAACTAAGCG ATTGA